In one window of Pristiophorus japonicus isolate sPriJap1 chromosome 9, sPriJap1.hap1, whole genome shotgun sequence DNA:
- the LOC139273600 gene encoding histone H4 codes for MSGRGKGGKGLGKGGAKRHRKVLRDNIQGITKPAIRRLARRGGVKRISGLIYEETRGVLKVFLENVIRDAVTYTEHAKRKTVTAMDVVYALKRQGRTLYGFGG; via the coding sequence ATGTCTGGTCGAGGGAAAGGAGGCAAAGGATtgggtaaaggcggagccaagcggcaccgtaaagtgctccgtgataacatccagggcatcaccaaaccagccattcgccgcctggctcgccgtggcggtgtcaagcggatctcgggcctgatctacgaggagacccgcggggtgctgaaagttttcctggagaatgtgatcagggatgcagtcacctacactgagcacgccaaacgcaagacggtcactgccatggatgtggtgtacgctctgaaaaggcagggccgcactctctatggattcggcggctga
- the LOC139274106 gene encoding histone H4-like encodes MTGGGKGGKGLGKGRAKRHHKVLRNNIQGITKPAIRRLARRGRVKRISGLIYEETRGVLKIFLENVIRDAVIYTEHAKRKTVTAMDLVYALKQQSRTLYGFGG; translated from the coding sequence ATGACTGGaggaggtaaaggaggcaaaggactgggcaaAGGCAGAGCCAAACGGCACCATAAAGTGCTCCgtaataacatccagggcatcaccaaaccagccatccgccgcctggctcgccgtggccgtgtcaagcggatctcgggcctgatttACGAGGAGACCCGTGGGGTGCTGAagattttcctggagaatgtgatcagggatgcggtcaTCTACACTgaacacgccaagcgcaagacggtcactgccatggatctggtgtacgctctgaaacagCAGAGCCGCACTctttatggattcggcggctga